Proteins encoded within one genomic window of Candidatus Limnocylindria bacterium:
- a CDS encoding heterodisulfide reductase-related iron-sulfur binding cluster, translating to MISRRRSASVGAVVTIATRILGSITSLSTHVRSEDLATCISCGLCLNDCPTYRVLGEEADSPRGRIQLIRELVSSPTAPSATLTGHLDACLVCRACETACPSGVPFGRIMEGAREVLAERSSAGPVKRALRRIGLDTIARPGRLAFVTKITDLVVRSGLASLARRVGPRRLSWLSALAPRAEGAPFALVVRDGADVCLFAGCVMREAFGDTERATVRVLERDGHRVTAPIEQMCCGALHAHAGDGERARELARLNIDAFAGSDLPVVVNAAGCGAHLKAYGDVLQEDPAWAQRGRAFGARVRDATEVARPRPDRVERPLRVAYQDACHLAHGQRIRSQPRALLRAIEGVSLVEIADAERCCGSAGIYNLTQPEISQELQRQKVATILAARPDVVVSANPGCILQIVAGLRAAGSSVPVVHLMRFLDDPAAFG from the coding sequence ATGATCTCGCGCAGGCGATCGGCGAGTGTCGGCGCGGTCGTCACCATCGCGACCCGTATCCTAGGGTCTATCACTTCGCTCTCCACGCACGTCCGATCCGAGGATCTCGCCACGTGCATCTCGTGCGGGCTGTGTCTCAACGATTGTCCGACCTACCGCGTCCTCGGCGAGGAGGCGGACTCTCCGCGCGGACGCATCCAGCTGATCCGCGAGCTCGTGTCGTCGCCGACGGCACCGAGCGCGACGCTCACCGGACATCTCGATGCATGCCTGGTGTGCCGTGCGTGTGAGACCGCGTGCCCGTCCGGCGTTCCGTTCGGCCGGATCATGGAGGGCGCTCGAGAAGTGCTGGCTGAGCGGAGCTCAGCCGGTCCGGTCAAGCGCGCGTTGCGGCGGATCGGCCTCGACACCATCGCGCGTCCCGGACGGCTCGCCTTTGTCACGAAGATCACCGACCTCGTCGTTCGCAGCGGGCTGGCATCGCTGGCGCGTCGCGTCGGGCCGCGCCGTCTGTCGTGGCTGAGCGCACTCGCTCCACGTGCGGAAGGCGCGCCGTTCGCTCTCGTGGTACGCGACGGCGCCGACGTCTGCCTGTTCGCCGGCTGCGTGATGCGAGAGGCGTTCGGTGATACCGAGCGAGCGACCGTGCGTGTCCTCGAACGCGACGGCCATCGAGTCACCGCCCCGATCGAGCAGATGTGCTGCGGCGCGCTGCACGCGCATGCCGGCGACGGCGAGCGCGCTCGGGAGCTCGCTCGGCTGAACATCGACGCGTTCGCCGGCAGCGACCTTCCGGTCGTCGTGAACGCGGCGGGGTGCGGCGCGCACCTGAAGGCGTACGGCGACGTGCTACAGGAGGATCCCGCGTGGGCCCAGCGCGGACGCGCGTTCGGCGCACGCGTGCGCGACGCGACCGAGGTCGCGCGGCCAAGGCCAGATCGCGTGGAGCGCCCGCTGCGCGTCGCGTACCAGGACGCCTGCCATCTTGCGCACGGTCAACGCATCCGGTCGCAGCCGCGCGCACTCCTTCGTGCGATCGAGGGTGTCAGTCTCGTCGAGATCGCCGACGCCGAGCGCTGCTGCGGCAGCGCGGGGATCTACAACCTCACGCAACCAGAGATCTCGCAGGAGCTGCAGCGCCAGAAGGTCGCGACGATCCTCGCCGCGCGGCCCGATGTCGTTGTGAGCGCCAATCCGGGCTGCATCCTGCAGATCGTCGCGGGGCTTCGAGCGGCGGGATCGAGCGTTCCGGTGGTGCACCTGATGCGGTTCTTGGACGATCCGGCGGCGTTTGGGTAG
- a CDS encoding adenosine deaminase produces MPHPLGDELTELHVHLGGSVDPAAMWGIAAKQGIRLPTKDYWEFVDLITVGKKERKSFEDFLALYRWTELIQSSPLAVEESVYQVVGGAYRKANITTLELRYNPMKRNRGGEQDLDHIIMASIRGLDRARLEYPVLAGLIFCLDRTFTYALNEIIVDKAIAYRHRGVVGIDIAGPTHPDFQYRDYAALFAKARRAGLGLTVHAGEDEDWHSVDEVLQHLEPERIGHGIHAAENVALCKRLAERGVLLEICPSSNIHTQVVKDAEELGRYIATFKKHRVRFSFNTDGPEMLQTTLRDELRFAVKSEWVTKEELAQCGEWAQQASFVHRLSVA; encoded by the coding sequence CTGCCTCACCCTCTCGGCGATGAGCTCACGGAGCTCCACGTTCATCTGGGCGGCTCGGTCGACCCGGCGGCGATGTGGGGCATCGCGGCGAAGCAGGGTATCCGGCTCCCGACGAAGGACTACTGGGAGTTCGTCGACCTCATCACGGTGGGCAAGAAGGAGCGGAAGTCGTTCGAGGACTTCCTCGCGCTGTATCGCTGGACCGAGCTTATCCAATCGAGCCCGCTCGCGGTGGAGGAGTCCGTCTACCAGGTCGTCGGCGGCGCGTACCGGAAGGCGAACATCACCACGCTCGAGCTCCGCTACAACCCGATGAAGAGGAACCGTGGCGGCGAGCAGGACCTCGACCACATCATCATGGCGTCGATCCGTGGTCTCGATCGCGCGCGTCTCGAGTACCCGGTCCTCGCTGGCCTGATCTTCTGCCTCGACCGGACCTTCACCTACGCGCTGAACGAGATCATCGTCGACAAGGCCATCGCGTATCGGCACCGCGGCGTGGTCGGGATCGACATCGCCGGACCGACGCATCCGGACTTCCAATACCGCGACTACGCAGCGCTCTTTGCGAAGGCGCGCCGGGCCGGTCTCGGCCTCACCGTTCACGCGGGCGAGGACGAGGACTGGCACTCCGTCGACGAGGTGCTCCAGCACCTCGAGCCCGAGCGGATCGGACACGGCATCCATGCCGCGGAGAACGTTGCGCTGTGCAAGCGCCTGGCGGAGCGTGGCGTGCTGCTCGAGATCTGCCCGAGCTCCAACATCCACACACAGGTGGTGAAGGATGCGGAGGAGCTCGGTCGCTACATCGCGACCTTCAAGAAGCACAGGGTGCGCTTCAGCTTCAACACCGACGGCCCTGAGATGCTGCAGACGACGCTGCGCGATGAGCTTCGCTTCGCGGTCAAGAGCGAGTGGGTGACCAAAGAGGAGCTCGCGCAGTGCGGCGAGTGGGCGCAGCAGGCGTCGTTCGTGCACCGGCTCTCGGTCGCATGA
- a CDS encoding GNAT family N-acetyltransferase, protein MREDDLELVRAWLLLPHVRAWYDDVATATYPDDAIAERRLAIRGEDPTDHFLIRLDGRPIGDIQSYRVDDHPEYAAQIAIGRPAVGIDLFIGDVDLIGRGHGPALIRAFLRDVAFPRYGVDLCVIGPSHGNTAAIRAYEKAGFRFLKTYLEPDAREPEHYLMELSRAALDADRL, encoded by the coding sequence CTGCGCGAGGACGACCTTGAGCTGGTGCGCGCCTGGCTGCTCCTGCCGCACGTTCGTGCGTGGTACGACGACGTGGCGACAGCCACGTACCCGGATGATGCGATCGCGGAGCGCCGCCTGGCCATACGCGGCGAAGATCCGACGGATCACTTCCTCATCCGGCTCGACGGCCGGCCGATCGGCGACATCCAGAGCTACCGTGTCGACGATCACCCGGAGTACGCGGCGCAGATCGCGATCGGCCGACCGGCGGTCGGGATCGATCTCTTCATCGGCGACGTGGACCTTATCGGCCGCGGTCACGGTCCCGCGCTGATCCGCGCGTTCCTCCGCGATGTCGCGTTCCCGCGTTACGGCGTCGATCTCTGTGTCATAGGGCCGAGCCACGGCAACACCGCGGCGATCCGCGCATACGAAAAGGCCGGATTCCGCTTCTTGAAGACATACCTCGAGCCGGACGCGCGCGAGCCCGAGCACTACCTGATGGAGCTCAGCCGGGCGGCGTTGGATGCAGACAGGCTGTAG
- a CDS encoding enoyl-ACP reductase, protein MGLLEGKRALIVGVGNQRSIAWGIATSFQREGARLAFTYLNDRFKDNVTKLVDTLPDHESMPVLLCDAAKPADVASLISEIDRRWGGLDILVHSIAFAPVDDLKGRFHEISRDGVLMAVEISAYTLVSLSRAALPLFTKAGGGSVMTLTYNAVERVVPSYNSMAIAKAALETCVRYLAVDLGPSNVRVNAISAGPLKTLSASAVKGISTARDLMESKSPLRRNITQEEVGNVAVFLASEMSRSVTGDTIYADNGVNIIGVTE, encoded by the coding sequence ATGGGTCTGCTCGAAGGAAAGCGCGCGCTCATCGTGGGAGTCGGTAATCAGCGGAGCATCGCGTGGGGGATCGCGACGAGCTTCCAGCGCGAGGGCGCCCGTCTCGCCTTCACGTATCTCAACGATCGCTTCAAGGACAACGTGACCAAGCTCGTCGACACGCTGCCGGATCACGAGTCGATGCCCGTGCTCCTCTGTGACGCGGCCAAGCCCGCCGATGTGGCCTCGCTCATCTCCGAGATCGATCGTCGCTGGGGCGGGCTCGACATCCTCGTGCATTCGATCGCGTTCGCGCCCGTCGACGACCTGAAGGGCCGCTTCCACGAGATCTCGCGCGACGGTGTGCTCATGGCCGTCGAGATCAGTGCCTACACATTGGTTTCGCTTTCGCGCGCAGCGCTGCCGCTCTTCACGAAGGCCGGCGGCGGCAGCGTGATGACGCTGACCTACAACGCGGTCGAGCGCGTCGTGCCGAGCTATAACTCGATGGCGATCGCGAAGGCCGCGCTCGAGACGTGCGTCCGTTATCTCGCGGTCGACCTCGGTCCGTCGAATGTGCGCGTCAACGCGATATCCGCCGGGCCCCTGAAGACGCTCTCGGCGAGCGCGGTGAAGGGCATCTCGACCGCGCGAGACCTCATGGAGTCGAAGTCTCCCCTGCGTCGCAACATCACGCAGGAAGAGGTCGGCAACGTCGCAGTGTTCCTCGCGAGCGAGATGTCGCGCAGTGTCACGGGGGACACGATCTACGCCGACAACGGCGTGAACATCATCGGTGTGACCGAGTAA